In a single window of the Planctomycetia bacterium genome:
- a CDS encoding BMC domain-containing protein: MTDQSAIALIEYASIAIGTRATDLLVKKAPVTLIRAGTIQPGKYAVLFSGEVAAVEESYVEGLRVGTDSVIDRVLLPDVHGEVRGAILGTKGKWDADTIGVIETETMAAVIEAADAAVKGADVHVVQIRLGDGLHGKGIVHFAGIQADVEAAVEIGSRRVAYKNQCVCTTIIPRIDDDLRNMLGKSTYFGEGR, translated from the coding sequence TTGACCGATCAATCCGCCATTGCACTCATCGAATACGCCAGCATCGCGATCGGTACGCGCGCGACGGACTTGCTGGTGAAGAAGGCGCCGGTCACGTTGATTCGCGCGGGGACGATTCAGCCGGGCAAGTACGCTGTGCTTTTTTCCGGCGAGGTCGCGGCGGTGGAGGAGTCGTACGTTGAGGGGCTGCGCGTCGGGACCGATTCGGTCATCGATCGGGTGCTGCTGCCGGACGTGCATGGCGAGGTCCGCGGGGCGATCCTCGGGACCAAGGGCAAATGGGACGCCGATACGATCGGGGTGATCGAGACAGAGACGATGGCGGCGGTTATCGAGGCGGCCGATGCGGCGGTGAAGGGGGCCGACGTGCACGTGGTGCAGATTCGCCTGGGTGACGGGCTTCACGGCAAGGGGATTGTGCATTTCGCGGGGATTCAGGCGGACGTGGAAGCGGCGGTTGAGATCGGCTCGCGGCGGGTGGCTTATAAGAATCAGTGCGTGTGCACGACGATCATTCCACGGATCGACGACGACCTGCGCAACATGCTCGGCAAGTCGACGTACTTTGGAGAGGGACGCTGA
- a CDS encoding tetratricopeptide repeat protein encodes MNAQIDSDIMPPLEPSHHASNRLGRWLIVIALAAVGLLIFAASCRRIWNTDFWWQYKTGQLVAEHGIPHQDTFSYTRHGAEYIELRWIFCYCLYQLMRLFGPAGVILTQCAAMLATFGLLAAMPGSRKALPATALAATIAVLAASQRFQCRPEQVSFLFLAAFLWLIDMSRLRSPRWAIAIPFLQIIWSNSHTIFILGPLVVGAWLVGALLDRFLAGPTTAEPPKRPSEIRVASMTLAATLLAILLNPYGWRGIAFTFQLATEIHGTAFKNNISEFADTFSLSQDYTAVLFLKLLIALAVLSAVINWRRIDRFLLIVCLAMGYLSFTAIRNLPLFAIAAVPFVAQNVARSQLWDRPFARRYLPAGRIIACLAAILVCTVGAWSNMTDRFHVRQNDNNQFGISLANNRFPIEAFKFFTEQNLQGPVFNTMMEGGYLLANDVPVFIDSRLEVYGEEFFLDFLRMMADPADWNKAVDKYDFRVLFVELGFAASGLVSDNPNWPLVYFDDVIAIYLRSDCLAGLPVIGRDVPFEPSLQRAAANHPPVKPIDDTSLFARVSSPFAAYKLAMFLYNMQQFAAALPFVDNAITIKPDFAPFFSLRAKIMDQLKRLPDAIAAYEEAIRLDPTDTTSRGLLGRRYFSSNDFDRAAPLLEASVDAIPDNAVNWALLTRIYLSRSKLDQALNSARRSVEFDPTNAQYRKDLAKIYLALGEIEPMIPAFLEAARLAPDDCGIWRDMLSSLIKMKRIDRARPLADQVPPACRQSPEVAALLQQLSPR; translated from the coding sequence ATGAATGCGCAGATCGACTCCGACATCATGCCGCCCCTCGAACCGTCGCATCACGCGTCCAATCGCTTGGGTCGATGGCTCATCGTCATCGCACTCGCCGCCGTCGGCTTGTTGATCTTCGCCGCCTCCTGCCGCAGAATCTGGAACACAGATTTCTGGTGGCAGTACAAAACCGGCCAGCTCGTCGCCGAGCACGGCATCCCCCACCAGGACACCTTCTCCTACACCCGCCACGGCGCCGAATACATCGAACTTCGTTGGATCTTCTGCTACTGCCTGTATCAGTTGATGCGCCTCTTCGGACCGGCAGGCGTCATTCTCACCCAGTGCGCCGCCATGCTCGCCACTTTCGGCCTGCTCGCCGCCATGCCCGGTTCGAGAAAAGCCCTACCCGCCACAGCCCTCGCCGCAACCATCGCCGTCCTGGCCGCCAGCCAGCGGTTTCAATGCAGACCCGAGCAGGTCAGCTTCCTCTTCCTCGCCGCGTTCCTCTGGCTCATCGACATGTCGCGCCTGCGCAGCCCGCGCTGGGCCATCGCGATCCCCTTCCTTCAGATCATCTGGTCGAATTCCCACACCATCTTCATCCTCGGTCCCCTCGTCGTCGGCGCATGGCTCGTCGGCGCCCTCCTCGATCGCTTCCTCGCCGGCCCAACGACCGCCGAACCCCCGAAGCGCCCCAGCGAAATCCGTGTCGCATCGATGACACTCGCCGCCACCCTCTTGGCCATTCTGCTCAACCCATACGGCTGGCGCGGCATCGCCTTCACATTCCAGCTCGCCACTGAGATCCACGGCACCGCATTCAAAAACAACATCTCTGAGTTTGCGGATACCTTTTCGCTCTCGCAGGACTACACCGCCGTCTTGTTCCTCAAGCTGCTCATCGCCCTCGCCGTTCTCTCCGCCGTCATCAACTGGCGGCGCATCGATCGGTTCCTCCTCATCGTCTGCCTCGCCATGGGTTACCTGTCGTTCACCGCTATTCGAAACCTCCCCTTGTTCGCCATCGCCGCCGTCCCTTTTGTCGCCCAGAACGTGGCCCGCTCCCAACTCTGGGATCGCCCCTTCGCTCGCCGTTACCTCCCCGCCGGCCGCATCATCGCCTGCCTGGCCGCCATCCTCGTCTGCACCGTCGGCGCGTGGAGCAACATGACCGACCGCTTCCACGTCCGCCAGAACGACAACAACCAGTTCGGCATTTCCCTCGCAAACAACCGCTTCCCCATCGAGGCCTTCAAGTTCTTCACCGAACAAAACCTCCAGGGGCCCGTCTTCAACACCATGATGGAAGGGGGCTACCTCCTCGCCAACGACGTCCCCGTCTTCATCGACTCCCGGCTCGAAGTCTACGGCGAAGAATTCTTCCTCGACTTCCTGCGCATGATGGCCGATCCCGCCGACTGGAACAAAGCCGTCGACAAGTACGATTTTCGCGTCCTCTTCGTGGAATTAGGCTTCGCCGCCTCCGGCCTCGTCAGCGACAATCCCAATTGGCCCCTCGTCTATTTCGACGATGTCATCGCCATCTACCTGCGAAGCGACTGCCTCGCCGGCCTCCCGGTCATCGGCCGCGATGTCCCGTTCGAGCCTTCCCTGCAGCGCGCCGCCGCCAATCATCCGCCGGTTAAGCCGATCGACGACACCTCGCTCTTCGCCCGCGTCTCATCGCCCTTCGCCGCCTACAAGCTCGCCATGTTCCTCTACAACATGCAGCAGTTCGCCGCCGCCCTCCCCTTCGTCGACAACGCGATCACCATCAAGCCCGACTTCGCGCCGTTTTTTTCCCTTCGCGCAAAAATCATGGATCAACTCAAGCGGCTCCCCGATGCCATCGCCGCCTACGAAGAAGCGATTCGCCTCGACCCGACCGACACGACCAGCCGCGGCCTCCTCGGTCGCCGATATTTCTCCAGCAATGATTTCGACAGGGCAGCCCCTCTGCTCGAAGCCTCGGTAGACGCCATCCCCGACAACGCCGTCAACTGGGCCCTGCTCACCAGAATCTATCTGTCGCGTTCAAAACTCGATCAGGCACTGAACAGCGCCCGGCGCAGCGTCGAGTTCGATCCCACCAATGCCCAGTACAGAAAAGACCTGGCAAAGATCTATCTCGCTCTCGGCGAAATCGAGCCCATGATCCCCGCATTCCTCGAAGCCGCCCGTCTCGCCCCCGATGACTGCGGCATCTGGCGCGACATGCTCAGCTCCCTCATCAAGATGAAGCGCATCGACCGCGCACGACCCCTCGCCGACCAGGTGCCGCCCGCCTGCCGCCAGTCGCCCGAAGTCGCCGCCCTGCTCCAACAGCTCAGTCCGCGCTAA
- a CDS encoding BMC domain-containing protein, whose protein sequence is MTDALGMIETRGFAAMVEASDAMVKAAKVELVSYEKIGGGYVTTIVRGDVAAVKAACDAGQAAASRVGEVVSVHVIARPHTNVDLALPLGRLEQAKKAAKS, encoded by the coding sequence ATGACGGATGCGCTGGGAATGATCGAAACGCGAGGCTTCGCGGCGATGGTGGAGGCCTCTGACGCGATGGTGAAGGCGGCGAAGGTCGAGCTGGTCAGCTACGAAAAGATCGGCGGGGGCTACGTCACGACCATCGTGCGGGGCGACGTCGCGGCGGTGAAGGCGGCTTGTGACGCCGGTCAGGCAGCCGCGTCTCGCGTCGGTGAGGTTGTCTCGGTCCATGTGATCGCCCGCCCTCATACCAATGTGGACCTCGCGCTGCCGCTGGGCCGGCTGGAGCAGGCCAAGAAGGCGGCGAAGAGTTGA
- a CDS encoding EutN/CcmL family microcompartment protein, with protein MILGIVRGSIFSTIQHAFYRNRKLLIVDYIDPAGKPTGKYVIAIDSVGAGVGETVLVNDEGNGARQVLNDPMGPARSVIVAIVDAVEVAAD; from the coding sequence ATGATTCTTGGAATCGTACGCGGCTCGATCTTCTCGACGATTCAGCACGCCTTCTACAGGAATCGCAAGCTGTTGATCGTGGACTATATCGACCCGGCGGGAAAGCCGACGGGCAAGTATGTGATCGCAATCGATTCGGTGGGCGCTGGGGTGGGCGAGACCGTGCTGGTGAATGACGAGGGCAACGGGGCGAGACAGGTTCTCAACGACCCGATGGGGCCGGCGCGATCGGTCATTGTGGCGATTGTCGATGCCGTCGAAGTGGCGGCGGATTAA
- a CDS encoding S9 family peptidase, with the protein MFRVASRCFAVVALLGCISAGCAQPTQYSQEPLVYPKAQKVEVVDNYHGTKVEDPYRWMEDLDSAETKAWVEAENKVTNAWLAEIPARDKIRRRLTKLWDYEKYGLPKKEGGRYFFSKNDGLQNQSVIYWTDSLDKEPTVLIDPNTLSKDGTVSLGEYSISDDGTHMAYMLSDGGSDWRTVKVREVATGKDLPDKLEWVKFSYPAWTTDNQGFFYSRYDAPKSGEEMAGTNYFQKLYYHKIGTAQADDVLVYERPDQKEWGFGGSVTEDGKYLIINVWKGTEQKNRVFYKELGGGSTKVVELLNDFDAEYDFVQNDGPVFWFKTDLNAPRGRVLAIDTRSPARTNWKEIIPQSTDTLQGVGVINDMFVCNYLKDAHTQIKMFDLAGKSVRDVELPGIGTAGGFDGKRKETETFYSYTSFNMAPTIYRYDMVSGQSSVYRQPKVDFDPGRYETKQIFYSSKDGTKVPMFITHKKGLTLTGDNPTLLYAYGGFNASITPSFSVSRLVFMEMGGVYAVANLRGGGEYGKEWHDAGRLKNKQNVFDDFIAAGEWLISNKYTKSDRLAILGGSNGGLLVGACMTQRPDLFGACIPAVGVMDMLRFHKFTIGWAWTSDYGCSEDDTDQFNTLYAYSPLHNLKPGTAYPPTLITTADHDDRVVPSHSFKFAARLQECNAGNNPVMIRIETRAGHGAGKPTSKQIDEAADMWAFLVRALKMDDTKI; encoded by the coding sequence ATGTTTCGAGTTGCCTCACGATGCTTCGCAGTCGTCGCCCTATTGGGCTGCATTTCGGCAGGCTGCGCGCAGCCGACACAGTATTCGCAGGAGCCGCTGGTCTATCCGAAGGCGCAGAAGGTCGAGGTGGTGGACAACTATCACGGCACGAAGGTCGAGGACCCTTATCGGTGGATGGAGGACTTGGACTCCGCGGAGACGAAGGCGTGGGTTGAGGCAGAGAACAAGGTGACGAATGCGTGGCTGGCGGAGATTCCGGCGCGCGACAAGATTCGGCGGCGGCTGACGAAGCTGTGGGACTACGAGAAGTACGGGCTGCCGAAGAAGGAGGGCGGGCGATACTTCTTCTCCAAGAATGACGGCTTGCAGAATCAGTCGGTGATCTACTGGACCGACTCGCTGGACAAGGAGCCGACGGTACTGATCGACCCGAACACGCTGTCGAAGGACGGCACGGTTTCGCTGGGCGAGTACTCCATCTCCGATGACGGCACGCACATGGCGTACATGCTTTCAGACGGGGGCTCGGACTGGCGGACGGTGAAGGTTCGCGAGGTGGCGACGGGCAAGGACCTGCCGGACAAGCTGGAGTGGGTGAAGTTTTCTTATCCGGCGTGGACGACGGACAACCAGGGATTCTTCTACAGTCGATACGACGCGCCGAAGTCGGGCGAGGAGATGGCGGGGACGAACTATTTCCAGAAGCTCTACTACCACAAGATCGGCACGGCGCAGGCGGATGACGTGCTGGTTTACGAGCGGCCGGACCAGAAGGAGTGGGGCTTCGGCGGCAGCGTGACGGAGGACGGCAAGTATCTGATCATCAATGTGTGGAAGGGGACGGAGCAGAAGAACCGGGTCTTCTACAAGGAATTGGGCGGGGGATCGACGAAGGTGGTCGAGCTGCTCAATGACTTCGACGCCGAATATGACTTTGTTCAGAACGATGGGCCGGTGTTCTGGTTCAAGACTGACCTGAATGCGCCGCGCGGGCGGGTTCTGGCGATCGACACGCGCAGTCCTGCGCGGACGAACTGGAAGGAAATCATCCCGCAGTCGACCGATACGCTTCAGGGCGTCGGGGTGATCAATGACATGTTTGTGTGCAACTATCTGAAGGATGCGCATACGCAGATCAAGATGTTCGACCTCGCCGGAAAGTCGGTTCGCGACGTCGAGCTGCCGGGCATCGGGACGGCGGGCGGCTTTGACGGGAAGCGCAAGGAGACGGAGACATTTTATTCGTACACGAGCTTCAACATGGCGCCGACGATCTATCGGTATGACATGGTGAGCGGGCAGAGCAGTGTCTATCGGCAGCCCAAGGTCGATTTTGATCCCGGCCGGTACGAGACGAAGCAGATTTTCTATTCGAGCAAGGACGGGACGAAGGTCCCGATGTTCATCACGCACAAGAAGGGTCTGACGCTGACCGGCGACAACCCGACGCTTCTTTATGCGTACGGCGGGTTCAATGCGTCGATCACGCCGTCGTTCTCGGTGAGCAGGCTGGTGTTCATGGAAATGGGCGGGGTGTATGCGGTGGCGAACCTGCGCGGCGGCGGTGAATACGGCAAGGAATGGCACGATGCCGGGCGACTGAAGAACAAGCAGAACGTGTTTGACGACTTCATCGCGGCGGGTGAGTGGCTGATATCGAACAAGTATACGAAGAGTGATCGGCTGGCCATATTGGGCGGTAGCAACGGCGGACTGCTGGTTGGTGCGTGCATGACGCAGCGGCCTGATTTGTTCGGGGCGTGCATTCCGGCGGTCGGCGTGATGGACATGCTTCGATTCCACAAGTTTACGATCGGCTGGGCGTGGACGAGCGACTACGGCTGCTCGGAGGATGACACCGACCAGTTCAACACGCTGTATGCGTATTCGCCGCTGCACAATCTGAAGCCGGGGACGGCGTATCCTCCGACGCTGATTACGACGGCGGATCATGATGATCGGGTCGTGCCGAGCCACAGCTTCAAGTTCGCGGCGCGGTTGCAGGAGTGCAACGCGGGGAATAATCCGGTGATGATCCGGATTGAGACGCGCGCGGGGCATGGTGCGGGCAAGCCGACGTCGAAGCAGATCGACGAGGCGGCGGACATGTGGGCGTTTCTGGTTCGGGCGCTGAAGATGGACGACACGAAGATCTGA
- a CDS encoding aldehyde dehydrogenase EutE, which yields MRSLSDTQLDAIARMVAERLGAGGQAAAGPVLKPAVKESLSRGGALPMGVFRTIDECVAAAQASFVQFSKLGLEKRKLVIASVRESMSAHAISLARDAQEETGLGRVEDKIIKNRLVTRKTPGPEVLEPRGWSGDDGLTLIERAPFGVIAAITPTTNPTSTIICNSIGMISAGNTVVFNVHPNAQRVSCRNVGLINEAIVRAGGPPNVVTAMAEPTIESAQTLMRHPGVRLLVVTGGPGVVKAAMNSGKRAICAGPGNPPVVVDETAVIEKAGRDIVLGTSFDNNVVCTDEKEVFVVQSVADKLLKAMEANGAVVLTKPQITALEKVIFEEMRGPRKPGVTNKKWVGKNANVILEQIGLRLPDTVRLAVLDVPVDHPLIWTEQLMPVLPVARVSSADEAIDLAIAAEHRFGHSASMHSMHLGNLSRMAREINVSIFVKNGPIYAGLGEGGEGYSSFSIASPTGEGLTDPRSFSRERRCVVKDHFRIV from the coding sequence GTGCGTTCACTTTCAGACACACAACTCGACGCGATTGCCCGAATGGTGGCGGAGCGACTGGGGGCGGGCGGTCAGGCGGCGGCCGGTCCGGTTCTCAAGCCGGCGGTGAAGGAGTCGCTGTCGCGCGGCGGGGCGCTGCCGATGGGCGTGTTTCGCACGATCGACGAGTGCGTGGCGGCGGCGCAGGCGTCTTTCGTTCAGTTTTCGAAGCTCGGATTGGAAAAGCGCAAGCTGGTCATTGCATCTGTTCGCGAGTCGATGTCGGCTCATGCGATCAGCCTGGCGCGCGACGCCCAGGAGGAGACGGGGCTGGGCCGGGTTGAGGACAAGATCATCAAGAACCGGTTGGTGACGCGGAAGACACCGGGGCCGGAAGTTCTGGAGCCGCGGGGGTGGTCGGGTGACGATGGATTGACACTGATCGAGCGGGCGCCCTTCGGCGTCATCGCCGCGATCACGCCGACGACGAACCCGACCTCGACGATTATCTGCAACAGCATCGGGATGATCTCGGCGGGCAACACCGTGGTCTTCAACGTGCATCCCAACGCGCAGCGCGTTTCATGTCGAAATGTCGGGCTGATCAATGAGGCGATCGTGCGGGCGGGGGGACCACCGAATGTTGTCACCGCGATGGCCGAGCCGACCATTGAGAGCGCACAGACACTGATGCGTCACCCGGGTGTTCGGCTGCTGGTGGTGACGGGCGGCCCGGGCGTGGTGAAGGCGGCGATGAACAGCGGCAAGCGGGCGATCTGCGCCGGGCCGGGGAACCCGCCGGTCGTGGTCGATGAGACGGCGGTGATTGAGAAGGCCGGCCGCGACATCGTTCTGGGTACATCGTTCGACAACAACGTTGTGTGCACCGACGAGAAGGAAGTGTTCGTGGTGCAGTCGGTCGCCGACAAGTTGCTGAAGGCGATGGAGGCGAACGGCGCGGTGGTGCTCACCAAGCCGCAGATTACTGCGTTGGAGAAGGTCATCTTCGAAGAGATGCGCGGGCCGCGCAAGCCCGGCGTGACGAATAAGAAATGGGTGGGCAAGAACGCCAACGTGATCCTGGAGCAGATCGGCCTGCGTCTGCCGGACACGGTGCGGCTCGCGGTGCTCGATGTGCCGGTCGATCACCCGCTCATCTGGACCGAGCAGCTCATGCCTGTGCTGCCGGTGGCGCGGGTGTCGAGCGCGGATGAGGCGATCGACCTGGCGATCGCGGCGGAGCATCGCTTCGGTCACTCGGCGTCGATGCACTCGATGCACCTGGGCAATCTGAGCCGGATGGCGCGCGAGATCAACGTCAGCATCTTCGTGAAGAACGGCCCGATCTATGCGGGGCTCGGTGAAGGCGGCGAGGGATACAGCTCGTTTTCCATCGCGAGTCCGACGGGCGAAGGACTGACCGACCCCCGGTCATTTTCGCGTGAGCGGCGTTGTGTCGTGAAGGACCATTTCCGAATCGTGTGA
- a CDS encoding DUF456 domain-containing protein: protein MNTILLISLIALSLSGTVLAVLQLPGTWVILISAIGYDWYYGWQRIGWQWLVGLGLLAVAAEVVDSLAAVVAARRCGASRRAALGALVGGFAGMILLSVPVPVIGTVIGGLVGCFVGALGAELTKQNNLAAGARVGLFATIGRVIGLAAKTSAAMVIGGATVAMALRAAW from the coding sequence GTGAATACGATTCTTCTTATCAGCTTGATCGCGCTGAGCCTTTCCGGCACGGTGCTGGCGGTCCTGCAATTGCCGGGGACGTGGGTCATTCTGATTTCCGCGATCGGTTATGACTGGTATTACGGCTGGCAGCGGATCGGCTGGCAGTGGCTGGTTGGGCTCGGGCTGCTGGCGGTGGCGGCGGAGGTGGTCGATTCACTGGCGGCTGTTGTGGCGGCGCGGCGCTGCGGTGCGAGTCGCCGGGCGGCGCTGGGGGCGCTGGTCGGCGGATTTGCGGGGATGATTCTGCTCAGCGTTCCGGTGCCGGTGATCGGGACTGTGATCGGGGGATTGGTGGGCTGCTTTGTTGGGGCGTTGGGGGCGGAATTGACCAAGCAAAACAACCTGGCGGCTGGGGCGAGAGTGGGTCTTTTCGCGACGATCGGCCGGGTCATCGGTCTTGCGGCCAAGACATCGGCGGCCATGGTCATTGGTGGGGCGACGGTCGCCATGGCGCTGCGCGCGGCGTGGTGA
- a CDS encoding EutN/CcmL family microcompartment protein, which produces MLLAQVIGTVVSTRKEDSLSGLKFLVLRGVDMEGKASGSTVVAADAVGAGVGEMVLYASGSSARQTVATDKRPVDAVVMAIVDQWEVGGEQKYKK; this is translated from the coding sequence ATGCTCCTCGCCCAAGTCATCGGAACAGTTGTGTCCACGCGGAAGGAGGACAGTCTCTCGGGGCTGAAGTTCCTCGTGCTGCGCGGGGTGGACATGGAGGGGAAGGCCTCGGGTTCCACGGTCGTTGCGGCGGACGCGGTCGGGGCGGGTGTGGGCGAGATGGTGCTTTACGCCAGCGGCTCGTCGGCGCGGCAGACCGTGGCCACGGACAAGCGGCCGGTTGATGCGGTCGTGATGGCGATCGTCGATCAATGGGAGGTCGGCGGCGAGCAGAAGTACAAGAAATGA
- a CDS encoding ethanolamine utilization protein EutN yields MHLGRVIGTVVPCVAYEGLKGVPMLIVEPLTSRQEPGGSPIVCCDATRMAGPGELVYYEGGREAAMALDPWFVPVDHSIIGIVDGVDMPRGES; encoded by the coding sequence ATGCACCTGGGTCGCGTCATCGGCACCGTGGTCCCCTGCGTCGCCTATGAGGGGTTGAAGGGCGTGCCGATGCTGATTGTCGAGCCGCTGACCTCGCGCCAGGAGCCGGGCGGATCGCCGATTGTGTGCTGCGATGCCACACGGATGGCAGGGCCGGGGGAGCTGGTCTATTACGAAGGCGGGCGCGAGGCGGCGATGGCGCTGGATCCGTGGTTTGTTCCGGTGGATCATTCGATCATTGGAATCGTGGACGGGGTGGACATGCCGCGGGGGGAATCATGA
- a CDS encoding SOS response-associated peptidase, protein MCGRYTLLAQAEELAAEFDLAEPVPVAPRYNIAPSQEVPIVRLAASAEMAVVRFSEASGKCRLDILRWGLIPHWAKDEKFGYKTINARSETVATQPSFRDAFRKRRCLVPASGFYEWQKSMQKGKEVKQPHYIRRKDGRPMGLAGLWERWVSPDGKEIESFTIITTDANEVMRPFHHRMPVILRPEDYDLWLSPEAKGEELQALLVPCPVEWLVVSPVSRQVNSPRNDDPSCIAELS, encoded by the coding sequence ATGTGCGGTCGCTATACATTGCTGGCGCAGGCGGAGGAACTCGCGGCTGAATTCGATCTGGCCGAGCCGGTTCCGGTTGCGCCGCGCTATAACATCGCCCCGTCTCAGGAAGTGCCGATCGTTCGGCTTGCCGCTTCGGCGGAAATGGCCGTGGTCAGATTCTCTGAAGCGAGCGGCAAGTGTCGACTGGACATTCTCCGCTGGGGATTGATTCCGCACTGGGCCAAAGACGAGAAGTTCGGCTACAAGACGATCAATGCCCGATCGGAGACGGTCGCTACGCAGCCTTCATTTCGCGATGCATTTCGAAAGCGCCGGTGCCTCGTGCCGGCGAGCGGGTTTTACGAATGGCAGAAGTCGATGCAGAAGGGCAAGGAGGTCAAACAGCCTCACTACATTCGGCGCAAGGATGGCAGACCGATGGGACTGGCGGGGCTGTGGGAGCGCTGGGTCAGTCCGGACGGCAAGGAGATTGAGTCGTTCACGATCATCACGACGGACGCCAACGAGGTGATGAGGCCGTTTCATCATCGAATGCCGGTGATTCTGCGGCCCGAGGATTACGACTTGTGGCTCAGTCCGGAGGCCAAGGGCGAGGAGCTTCAGGCGCTGCTGGTTCCGTGTCCGGTGGAGTGGCTGGTGGTCTCTCCGGTGAGCCGTCAGGTGAACAGTCCGCGAAACGACGATCCGAGCTGCATCGCCGAGCTTTCCTAA
- a CDS encoding DNA polymerase Y family protein, with product MPRALSVYLPDWPIWLARRRQRRTSPSRVGHNAPAETSAWLLWTSQRSVQQVAFCCERATAAGVRVGMTLAHARSLLSGVVVEEQQAAPEADADSLHKLARWMLRFAPVVSPDGSDGLMLDIAGCGKLFGGEREHVHRISEALRRAGLRRRLAVAPTFACAWALARYGEEPITWIGESQMYAALSLLPVSALRIDAGTVESLADVGIERIEHLLVLPRDELAARFGSALLRRLDQTTGAMEETIRSVQPVRRIEESYEFDGPNRRFEMIEATTRELLARLLTQLRPGGLGVLELSVSLRRAELAPHVLTLRLTYPNCDLSHLWKLLSSQLERAHLGHGVEAIILRAVRTGRIPVEQSAFLRDAAREAVDQPAALGALLDQLIDRLGAGTVRQIDATESYVPERTFVATAVHEIASRSPGRASAIEQAVDPADRPSQLFERPEPIRVMSLVPDGPPVWLDWRGRSGNIVAGVGPERIVFPWWKDRGGTRDYYEIDDEHGRRLWVFQDGRSGDWFVHGQWM from the coding sequence GTGCCAAGAGCACTGTCGGTTTATCTGCCCGACTGGCCGATCTGGCTGGCCCGCCGGAGACAGAGGCGCACGTCGCCTTCACGCGTCGGCCACAACGCGCCGGCTGAGACGTCGGCGTGGCTGTTGTGGACTTCGCAGCGCTCGGTACAGCAGGTGGCCTTTTGTTGTGAGCGCGCGACGGCGGCGGGCGTGCGCGTGGGGATGACGCTGGCTCATGCGCGTTCGCTGCTGTCCGGCGTGGTGGTCGAGGAGCAGCAGGCGGCGCCGGAGGCTGACGCGGATTCACTGCACAAGCTTGCCCGCTGGATGCTGCGCTTTGCCCCGGTCGTATCGCCCGATGGTTCGGACGGGTTGATGCTGGACATCGCCGGTTGCGGAAAGTTATTCGGCGGCGAGCGCGAGCATGTGCATCGCATCTCGGAGGCGTTGCGACGCGCGGGGCTTCGCAGAAGGCTGGCGGTGGCCCCGACGTTTGCGTGCGCGTGGGCGCTGGCGCGATACGGCGAGGAGCCGATCACGTGGATTGGCGAGAGCCAGATGTACGCGGCGCTGTCACTGCTGCCGGTCAGCGCGCTGCGGATCGACGCGGGGACGGTGGAGTCTCTGGCCGACGTCGGGATCGAGCGGATCGAGCATCTTCTGGTTTTGCCGCGCGACGAACTGGCGGCGAGGTTCGGTTCCGCGCTGCTTCGGCGGTTGGATCAGACGACCGGCGCGATGGAGGAGACGATCCGGTCTGTTCAGCCTGTCCGCCGTATTGAGGAATCGTACGAGTTCGACGGACCCAATCGGCGGTTTGAGATGATTGAGGCCACGACGCGCGAACTATTGGCCCGGTTGCTGACGCAACTGCGGCCCGGCGGTCTGGGTGTTCTGGAATTGAGCGTGTCGCTGCGCCGTGCGGAGCTTGCGCCGCACGTTCTGACTTTGCGACTGACCTATCCCAATTGCGATCTTTCGCACCTTTGGAAACTTCTCTCATCCCAACTGGAGCGGGCGCACCTGGGTCATGGGGTCGAGGCGATTATTCTGCGCGCCGTTCGCACGGGGCGCATCCCGGTCGAGCAGTCGGCGTTTCTTCGTGATGCGGCGCGCGAGGCGGTCGATCAACCCGCGGCGCTGGGCGCGCTGCTGGATCAATTGATCGACCGGCTCGGCGCCGGGACGGTCAGGCAGATTGACGCGACCGAAAGCTATGTCCCGGAGCGGACGTTTGTCGCCACGGCCGTTCATGAGATCGCGTCGCGCTCGCCGGGGCGCGCGAGCGCGATCGAGCAGGCCGTCGATCCTGCCGACAGACCCTCACAACTTTTTGAGAGGCCCGAGCCGATTCGCGTCATGTCGCTCGTGCCCGATGGGCCGCCGGTCTGGCTGGATTGGCGTGGTCGATCGGGCAATATCGTTGCCGGGGTCGGGCCGGAGCGCATCGTCTTTCCGTGGTGGAAGGATCGGGGCGGGACGCGGGACTACTACGAGATCGACGACGAGCATGGGCGACGACTGTGGGTGTTTCAAGATGGACGGTCGGGCGATTGGTTCGTGCACGGTCAATGGATGTAG